From a single Vicugna pacos chromosome 4, VicPac4, whole genome shotgun sequence genomic region:
- the LOC140695902 gene encoding olfactory receptor 1J2: MRRENQSSVSQFLLLGLPIRPEQRGVVFALFLGVYLTTVLGNLLIILLIRLDSRLHTPMYFFLSHLALTDVSFSSVTVPKMLMDMYTEYQLIPYAGCISQMYFFIFFTDLDSFLITSMAYDRYVAVCHPLHYTTIMREELCAFLVAVSWILSGASSLSHTLLLTQLSFCANTIPHFFCDLGALLKLSCSDIFLNELVMFTVGVVVITLPFICILVSYGYIGATILRVPSTKGMCKALSTCGSHLSVVSLYYGSIFGQYLFPTLSNFVDKDIIVALMYTVVTPMLNPFIYSLRNKDIKGALGKLFSRATFFSQ; encoded by the coding sequence ATGAGGAGGGAGAACCAAAGCAGCGTGTCCCAGTTCCTCCTCCTGGGGCTCCCCATCCGGCCAGAGCAGCGGGGCGTGGTCTTCGCCCTGTTCCTGGGCGTgtacctgaccacggtgctggggaaCCTGCTCATCATCCTGCTTATCAGGCTGGACTCTcgcctccacacccccatgtacttcttcctcagccACTTGGCCCTCACCGACGTCTCTTTTTCATCTGTCACTGTCCCTAAGATGCTGATGGACATGTACACTGAGTACCAACTCATCCCCTATGCAGGGTGCATTTCACAgatgtattttttcatattttttactgACCTGGACAGCTTTCTTATTACATCAATGGCATATGACCGCTATGTTGCTGTCTGTCACCCTCTTCACTACACCACCATCATGAGGGAGGAGCTGTGTGCCTTCCTAGTGGCTGTTTCCTGGATCCTGTCTGGTGCCAGCTCCCTTTCCCACACCCTCCTCCTGACCCAGTTATCTTTCTGTGCTAACACCATTCCCCAtttcttctgtgaccttggtGCTCTGCTCAAGTTGTCCTGCTCAGACATCTTTCTCAATGAATTGGTCATGTTCACAGTAGGGGTGGTGGTCATTACTCTGCCATTCATATGTATCCTGGTGTCTTATGGTTACATTGGGGCTACCATCCTGAGGGTCCCTTCAACCAAGGGGATGTGCAAAGCATTGTCCACATGTGGCTCCCATCTCTCTGTAGTTTCTCTGTATTATGGGTCAATATTTGGGCAATACCTTTTCCCAACACTAAGCAATTTCGTTGACAAGGACATCATTGTAGCTCTCATGTACACAGTGGTCACACCCATGCTGAATCCCTTTATCTACAGCCTTAGGAACAAGGACATAAAAGGTGCCCTTGGGAAACTTTTCAGTAGAGCAACATTTTTCTCACAGTGA